Proteins encoded in a region of the Rhodopirellula halodulae genome:
- a CDS encoding glycosyltransferase WbuB, translating into MKILLHGLNFSPEEIGIGKYSGEMVAELAAAGHEVVVVTTPPYYPRWKIGDGYSGMAYRREELRAASCEQLDEEKLVASGDPLVEGNAVDPPSSHSQLATRNLDLASRNSRLATGRPTTVIRCPLWVPGKVTGLKRVIHLASFGLSSIPVVLWKAISFRPDVVLTVEPAAMCMPTTWIASRLCGAKCWLHVQDFEVDAAFELGILKQPILKRMVLSVEAFLMRRFDRVSSISPNMLLKLVQKGVDEKRVVSFPNWVDCDAMKPLLWPGEVLEGKGSALREKQVVTDGSVSERSARERMDALRSEFQIPAEKVVALYAGNIGSKQGLELIVEAAKNAANSSLHYVICGTGASYDCLAEACQPLTNVQMLPVQPFEKFNDLMNCADIHLLPQKAGAADLVMPSKLTGMLATGRPVVACASRGTQIADVTSGRGMVVAPDDAVAFQLAIEKLAEDPALRVTLGKAAREYAVEHLSQESILGQFMEDLADLRDESCVATERMEPVGT; encoded by the coding sequence TTGAAGATATTGTTGCATGGTCTGAACTTTTCGCCCGAGGAAATTGGGATTGGGAAGTACTCGGGGGAGATGGTCGCGGAGCTTGCTGCTGCCGGACACGAGGTCGTGGTCGTGACCACGCCGCCGTATTACCCGCGCTGGAAAATCGGCGACGGGTATTCGGGGATGGCCTACCGGCGCGAAGAGCTGCGAGCTGCGAGTTGCGAGCAGCTAGATGAAGAGAAGCTAGTGGCTAGCGGCGATCCGCTAGTTGAAGGGAATGCTGTCGATCCACCGTCTAGCCACTCGCAACTAGCCACTCGTAACTTAGATCTCGCATCTCGCAACTCGCGACTCGCCACTGGTCGTCCCACGACCGTCATTCGCTGTCCGCTGTGGGTGCCTGGAAAGGTCACGGGGCTGAAACGCGTGATTCATCTGGCCTCGTTTGGTCTGTCGAGCATCCCGGTGGTGCTTTGGAAAGCGATCTCGTTCCGGCCGGATGTGGTTTTGACGGTCGAGCCCGCTGCGATGTGCATGCCGACAACCTGGATCGCATCGCGATTGTGTGGGGCAAAGTGTTGGTTGCACGTCCAGGACTTTGAGGTCGACGCGGCCTTCGAGCTGGGCATCCTCAAACAGCCGATTCTGAAACGAATGGTGCTGAGTGTCGAGGCGTTTTTGATGCGTCGCTTTGATCGGGTCAGCAGTATCTCACCCAACATGCTTTTGAAGTTAGTCCAGAAAGGCGTGGATGAGAAACGAGTCGTCTCATTTCCGAACTGGGTCGACTGCGATGCGATGAAACCATTGCTCTGGCCCGGTGAAGTGTTGGAGGGGAAAGGAAGTGCCTTGCGAGAGAAGCAGGTTGTGACGGACGGGAGCGTGTCCGAGCGATCGGCTCGAGAGCGGATGGATGCGCTGCGTTCTGAATTTCAGATCCCAGCAGAAAAGGTGGTGGCGCTTTACGCCGGGAACATTGGCTCCAAGCAAGGATTGGAATTGATCGTCGAAGCGGCAAAGAACGCGGCGAACTCTTCATTGCACTATGTGATTTGTGGAACGGGGGCGTCGTATGATTGCCTGGCCGAGGCTTGTCAACCGCTGACTAACGTGCAGATGCTTCCGGTGCAACCGTTTGAGAAGTTCAACGATTTGATGAATTGCGCGGACATCCATCTGTTGCCACAAAAAGCCGGAGCGGCTGATTTGGTAATGCCTTCCAAGCTGACTGGGATGCTGGCGACCGGCCGCCCGGTCGTCGCTTGCGCGAGTCGAGGGACTCAAATTGCCGATGTCACGAGTGGACGCGGCATGGTGGTGGCACCGGACGACGCCGTGGCGTTTCAATTGGCCATCGAAAAATTGGCGGAGGATCCGGCATTGCGGGTAACGCTCGGAAAGGCGGCGCGCGAGTATGCGGTCGAGCACCTGAGCCAAGAATCGATCTTGGGGCAGTTCATGGAGGACTTGGCTGATTTGCGTGATGAAAGTTGCGTGGCTACGGAGCGGATGGAGCCCGTGGGCACATGA
- a CDS encoding GDP-L-fucose synthase family protein gives MTQKVFIAGHRGMVGSALIRQLNDMDDVELVVRDRSELDLTDQATVQAFFRDESIDAVIFAAAKVGGIHANNTYPADFAYQNVMMASNSIHGAYLAGVPRFLFLGSTCIYPRMAPQPIPESSLLTSPLEQTNEAYALAKIMGLKLCQYYRQQHGVMYHSAMPTNLYGPGDNYHPENSHVIPGLIHRFHQAKQANAESVTVWGTGDPRREFLHVDDLAAALVHLLGLSDPPDWVNVGTGEDIRIGDLAKLIAEVVGYEGEIVQDTSKPDGTPLKRTDIFRIAETGWQPTIDLKEGLVETYQDFLGALDGQVLRTV, from the coding sequence ATGACACAAAAAGTTTTTATCGCTGGCCACCGGGGCATGGTGGGCTCGGCTCTGATCCGACAACTCAATGACATGGACGACGTGGAGTTGGTTGTCCGTGATCGCAGTGAGTTGGATCTGACCGATCAGGCCACGGTGCAAGCGTTCTTTCGCGACGAGTCGATCGACGCGGTGATCTTTGCCGCGGCGAAGGTGGGGGGCATTCATGCCAACAATACCTACCCAGCGGACTTTGCCTATCAGAACGTGATGATGGCCAGCAACTCGATTCATGGGGCTTACCTGGCGGGTGTGCCTCGGTTCCTCTTTCTGGGCAGCACCTGCATCTACCCTCGCATGGCGCCGCAGCCGATCCCGGAATCGAGCTTGCTGACCAGTCCTTTGGAGCAAACCAACGAGGCGTACGCGTTGGCCAAGATCATGGGATTGAAGCTGTGCCAGTACTACCGCCAACAGCACGGGGTGATGTACCACAGCGCGATGCCGACGAACCTGTACGGTCCCGGTGACAACTACCATCCGGAAAACTCGCACGTGATCCCTGGGCTGATCCATCGCTTCCATCAGGCCAAGCAAGCGAATGCTGAATCGGTGACGGTGTGGGGAACCGGGGATCCACGCCGGGAATTTCTGCACGTCGATGACCTGGCCGCGGCGCTGGTGCACCTGCTCGGTCTGTCCGATCCTCCGGACTGGGTGAACGTGGGCACGGGCGAGGACATTCGCATCGGCGACTTGGCGAAACTCATCGCCGAAGTGGTGGGCTATGAGGGCGAAATCGTGCAGGACACGAGCAAGCCCGATGGGACGCCACTGAAACGAACGGATATCTTTCGGATCGCGGAAACCGGTTGGCAACCGACGATTGATTTGAAGGAGGGCTTGGTGGAGACCTACCAAGATTTCCTCGGGGCGCTCGATGGCCAGGTGCTTCGCACGGTTTGA